One part of the Arabidopsis thaliana chromosome 1 sequence genome encodes these proteins:
- the JAZ6 gene encoding jasmonate-zim-domain protein 6 encodes MSTGQAPEKSNFSQRCSLLSRYLKEKGSFGNINMGLARKSDLELAGKFDLKGQQNVIKKVETSETRPFKLIQKFSIGEASTSTEDKAIYIDLSEPAKVAPESGNSQLTIFFGGKVMVFNEFPEDKAKEIMEVAKEANHVAVDSKNSQSHMNLDKSNVVIPDLNEPTSSGNNEDQETGQQHQVVERIARRASLHRFFAKRKDR; translated from the exons ATGTCAACGGGACAAGCGCCGGAGAAGTCCAATTTTTCTCAGAGATGTAGTCTGCTCAGCCGGTACTTGAAGGAGAAGGGAAGTTTTGGGAATATTAATATGGGGTTGGCTCGAAAATCCGATCTTGAACTCGCCGGAAAATTCGATCTCAAag gACAACAAAATGTGATTAAGAAGGTAGAGACCTCAGAAACTAGACCGTTCAAGTTGATTCAGAAGTTTTCTATTGGTGAGGCCTCTACTTCTACCGAAGACAAAGCCATATATATTGATCTCAG tgAACCGGCAAAAGTAGCACCGGAGTCTGGAAATTCACAGTTGACCATATTCTTTGGAGGAAAAGTTATGGTTTTCAACGAGTTTCCTGAAGACAAAGCTAAGGAGATAATGGAAGTAGCTAAAGAAGCGAATCATGTTGCTGTTGATTCTAAGAACAGTCAGAGTCACATGAATCTTGACAAAAGCAACGTGGTGATTCCCGATCTTAACGAGCCAACGAGTTCCGGGAACAatgaagatcaagaaactgGGCAGCAACATCAGGTTGTGGAACGCATTGCAAGAAGAGCTTCTCTTCATCGATTCTTTGCTAAACGAAAAGACAGGTAA
- the JAZ6 gene encoding jasmonate-zim-domain protein 6 (jasmonate-zim-domain protein 6 (JAZ6); CONTAINS InterPro DOMAIN/s: Tify (InterPro:IPR010399), CCT domain-like (InterPro:IPR018467); BEST Arabidopsis thaliana protein match is: jasmonate-zim-domain protein 5 (TAIR:AT1G17380.1); Has 303 Blast hits to 298 proteins in 26 species: Archae - 0; Bacteria - 0; Metazoa - 0; Fungi - 0; Plants - 303; Viruses - 0; Other Eukaryotes - 0 (source: NCBI BLink).): MSTGQAPEKSNFSQRCSLLSRYLKEKGSFGNINMGLARKSDLELAGKFDLKGQQNVIKKVETSETRPFKLIQKFSIGEASTSTEDKAIYIDLSEPAKVAPESGNSQLTIFFGGKVMVFNEFPEDKAKEIMEVAKEANHVAVDSKNSQSHMNLDKSNVVIPDLNEPTSSGNNEDQETGQQHQVVERIARRASLHRFFAKRKDRAVARAPYQVNQHGSHLPPKPEMVAPSIKSGQSSQHIATPPKPKAHNHMPMEVDKKEGQSSKNLELKL, encoded by the exons ATGTCAACGGGACAAGCGCCGGAGAAGTCCAATTTTTCTCAGAGATGTAGTCTGCTCAGCCGGTACTTGAAGGAGAAGGGAAGTTTTGGGAATATTAATATGGGGTTGGCTCGAAAATCCGATCTTGAACTCGCCGGAAAATTCGATCTCAAag gACAACAAAATGTGATTAAGAAGGTAGAGACCTCAGAAACTAGACCGTTCAAGTTGATTCAGAAGTTTTCTATTGGTGAGGCCTCTACTTCTACCGAAGACAAAGCCATATATATTGATCTCAG tgAACCGGCAAAAGTAGCACCGGAGTCTGGAAATTCACAGTTGACCATATTCTTTGGAGGAAAAGTTATGGTTTTCAACGAGTTTCCTGAAGACAAAGCTAAGGAGATAATGGAAGTAGCTAAAGAAGCGAATCATGTTGCTGTTGATTCTAAGAACAGTCAGAGTCACATGAATCTTGACAAAAGCAACGTGGTGATTCCCGATCTTAACGAGCCAACGAGTTCCGGGAACAatgaagatcaagaaactgGGCAGCAACATCAGGTTGTGGAACGCATTGCAAGAAGAGCTTCTCTTCATCGATTCTTTGCTAAACGAAAAGACAG GGCTGTGGCTAGAGCTCCATATCAAGTGAACCAACACGGTAGTCATCTTCCTCCCAAGCCAGAGATGGTTGCTCCATCGATAAAGTCAGGCCAATCGTCGCAACACATTGCAACTCCTCCAAAACCAAAGGCCCATAACCATATGCCGATGGAGGTGGACAAGAAAGAAGGACAATCTTCCAAAAACCTTGAACTCAAGCTTTAG
- the EDA25 gene encoding CCAAT-binding factor (embryo sac development arrest 25 (EDA25); INVOLVED IN: polar nucleus fusion, embryo sac development; LOCATED IN: nucleolus; EXPRESSED IN: 25 plant structures; EXPRESSED DURING: 13 growth stages; CONTAINS InterPro DOMAIN/s: CCAAT-binding factor (InterPro:IPR005612); Has 30201 Blast hits to 17322 proteins in 780 species: Archae - 12; Bacteria - 1396; Metazoa - 17338; Fungi - 3422; Plants - 5037; Viruses - 0; Other Eukaryotes - 2996 (source: NCBI BLink).), giving the protein MSKIKPLSKSSQDLSLLTSDIASFASSIGLASALPSSGFNDTDFRKPAKSKTQKRKKPKKDQQHKDEDEEGEPKSNIGNEKGKDFGARKQNKDAPVKQTLQPKPKPGFLSIDDESTGYKKKRFDEFKSLPKLPLVKASLLSSEWYNDAAEFEEKVFGGRKVAVANKEDFKGVVEKKRELGERLMWQYAEDFATSKGKGGDMKMVISAQKSGTVADKITAFEIMVGENPIANMRSLDALLGMVTSKVGKRFAFKGLKALSEILIRLLPDRKLKSLLQRPLNIIPENKDGYSLLLFWYWEDCLKQRYERFVTALDESSKDMLPELKDKALKTIYFMLTSKSEQERKLLVSLVNKLGDPQNKSASNADYHLTNLLADHPNMKAVVIDEVDSFLFRPHLGLRAKYHAVNFLSQIRLSHKGEDPKVAKRLIDVYFALFKVLTTEANRKQGADDKGAADKKKSNPKDTKQEVSTDSPIELDSRILSALLTGVNRAFPYVSTDEADDIIESQTPVLFKLVHSANFNVGVQSLMLLDKISSKNKIVSDRFYRALYSKLLLPSAMNSSKAEMFIGLLLRAMKNDINIKRVAAFSKRVLQVALQQPPQYACGCLFLLSEVLKSRPPLWKMVVQRESVEEEEDIEHFEDVIEGDDVDPNKKAENDENVVEVDHDGVEKSSRDGDSSSDDEEALAIRLSDEEDDNASDDSEELIRNETPQLEEVMEVSNDMEKRSQPPMRPSSLPGGYDPRHREPSYCNADRASWWELGVLSKHAHPSVATMAGTLLSGTNIVYNGNPLNDLSLTAFLDKFMEKKPKQNTWHGGSQIEPSKKLDMSNRVIGAEILSLAEGDVAPEDLVFHKFYVNKMTSTKQSKKKKKKKLPEEEAAEELYDVNDGDGGENYDSDVEFEAGDESDNEEIENMLDDVDDNAVEEEGGEYDYDDLDGVAGEDDEELVADVSDAEMDTDMDMDLIDDEDDNNVDDDGTGDGGDDDSDGDDGRSKKKKKEKRKRKSPFASLEEYKHLIDQDEKEDSKTKRKATSEPTKKKKKKKSKASE; this is encoded by the exons atgtcaaagatAAAGCCTTTGAGTAAATCATCGCAGGACTTGAGTCTTCTCACATCTGATATCGCATCATTCGCTTCTTCTATTGGCTTAGCTTCTGCTCTTCCTTCTTCGGGTTTCAACGACACTGATTTCCGAAAACCAgctaaatccaaaacccagAAACGGAAAAAGCCTAAGAAGGATCAGCAACACaaggatgaagatgaagaaggagagccAAAATCGAACATTGGGAATGAAAAGGGAAAAGATTTTGGAGCGaggaagcaaaacaaagatgCACCGGTGAAGCAAACGTTACAACCGAAGCCAAAGCCTGGATTCTTATCGATTGATGATGAGAGTACTGGGTACAAGAAAAAACGTTTCGATGAATTCAAGAGTTTGCCTAAGTTACCATTGGTGAAAGCGAGTTTATTGAGCTCTGAATGGTACAACGATGCAGCTGAGTTTGAGGAGAAGGTGTTTGGTGGCCGGAAAGTGGCGGTGGCGAATAAGGAGGATTTTAAGGGtgtggtggagaagaagagagaattagGAGAGAGATTGATGTGGCAATACGCAGAGGACTTTGCAACTTCGAAAGGAAAAGGTGGAGATATGAAGATGGTGATTTCTGCTCAAAAGTCTGGGACAGTTGCTGATAAAATCACTGCCTTTGAGATTATGGTTGGAGAGAATCCCATTGCAAATATGAGATCTCTTGATGCCTTATTGG GAATGGTGACCTCAAAGGTTGGAAAAAGATTTGCATTTAAGGGTCTTAAGGCTCTATCAGAAATTTTGATCAG GTTATTACCTGATCGCAAGCTGAAGTCACTTTTACAGCGACCTTTAAACATCATTCCGGAAAATAAGGATGGTTACTCGCTTTTGCTGTTTTGGTACTGGGAGGATTGCTTGAAACAGAG GTATGAGCGCTTCGTCACAGCCCTTGATGAATCATCTAAAGATATGCTTCCAGAGCTGAAGGACAAGGCTTTAAAG ACAATATATTTCATGTTGACAAGCAAATCAGAACAAGAGCGGAAATTGCTAGTGTCATTGGTGAACAAG TTGGGGGATCCTCAAAACAAGAGTGCATCTAATGCTGATTATCATCTGACAAATCTTTTGGCTGATCATCCTAACATGAAG gCTGTGGTTATAGATGAAGTTGACTCCTTTCTCTTCCGACCCCATCTTGGGTTACGAGCAAAGTATCATGCT GTTAACTTTTTGAGTCAGATCCGATTGAGCCACAAAGGAGAGGATCCAAAGGTGGCAAAACGTCTAATTGATGTATATTTTGCCCTGTTTAAG GTTTTAACTACAGAAGCAAATAGGAAACAAGGTGCAGATGACAAAGGAGCCGCTGATAAGAAAAAATCCAACCCAAAGGACACAAAGCAAGAAGTGTCAACTGATTCACCTATTGAGTTGGATTCAAGAATTCTATCAGCTCTACTGACG GGAGTTAACAGAGCTTTTCCATATGTTTCCACTGACGAGGCTGATGATATAATTGAATCCCAGACGCCAGTGCTTTTCAAACTG GTACATTCGGCGAATTTCAATGTAGGAGTCCAATCACTGATGCTTCTTGACAAGATCTCATCCAAGAATAAGATTGTTAGTGACAGGTTTTACCGTGCATTGTACTCGAAACTTCTACTCCCCTCCGCAATGAATTCTTCCAAG GCTGAAATGTTTATTGGGCTTCTTCTCAGAGCCatgaaaaatgatataaatatcAAGCGTGTGGCTGCCTTCTCCAAAAGAGTCTTGCAG GTTGCGCTTCAACAGCCACCACAGTATGCCTGTGGATGCCTTTTCCTATTATCTGAAGTCTTAAAATCAAGGCCACCTCTATG GAAGATGGTGGTCCAGAGGGAATcagttgaggaagaagaagatatagaaCATTTTGAGGATGTGATAGAGGGAGATGATGTTGATCCCAATAAGAAAGCAGAGAATGACGAGAATGTTGTTGAAGTTGATCATGATGGTGTCGAAAAGTCAAGTAGAGATGgtgattcttcttcagatgACGAAGAGGCTTTGGCAATCAGGCtatctgatgaagaagatgataatgcTTCTGATGATTCTGAAGAGCTAATTAGAAACGAAACTCCCCAGCTTGAAGAAGTCATGGAGGTTTCTAATGATATGGAAAAAAGAAGCCAACCGCCAATGAGACCGAGTTCTCTTCCTGGAGGATATGATCCTCGTCATAGAGAACCTTCTTACTG TAACGCAGACCGTGCAAGTTGGTGGGAATTGGGGGTTCTTTCAAAACATGCTCACCCCTCGGTTGCTACAATGGCTGGAACCCTTCTCTCAGGAACAAATATTGTTTACAACGGAAACCCGCTGAACGATTTATCTCTAACTGCTTTCTTGGATAAATTCAtggagaagaaaccaaagcaaaacaCTTGGCATGGTGGTTCCCAGATTGAACCTTCCAAGAAG CTTGACATGTCAAACCGTGTGATTGGAGCTGAAATTCTCTCATTAGCAGAAGGAGATGTGGCTCCTGAAGATCTAGTCTTCCACAAGTTCTATGTGAACAAGATGACCAGTACGAAGcagtcaaagaaaaagaagaagaagaagctacctgaagaagaagctgctgaAGAACTTTACGATGTGAATGATGGAGATGGTGGAGAAAACTACGATAGTGATGTTGAATTCGAGGCTGGTGATGAGAGTGACAATGAGGAGATTGAGAATATGCtggatgatgttgatgataatGCTGTGGAAGAAGAGGGCGGTGAATATGACTATGATGATCTAGATGGAGTAGCCGGCGAGGATGATGAAGAGCTCGTGGCTGATGTGAGCGATGCAGAGATGGACACAGACATGGACATGGACctgattgatgatgaagatgataacaacgttgatgatgatggtactggtgatggtggtgatgatgatagtgatggtgatgatggtcgtagtaagaagaaaaagaaagagaaaagaaaacggaAATCTCCATTTGCGAGTCTTGAAGAGTACAAGCATTTGATAGACCAAGACGAGAAAGAGGATTCGAAGACTAAAAGAAAAGCAACATCAGAGcccacaaagaagaagaaaaagaagaagtctAAAGCATCAGAGTAA
- a CDS encoding Leucine-rich repeat protein kinase family protein (Leucine-rich repeat protein kinase family protein; FUNCTIONS IN: protein serine/threonine kinase activity, kinase activity, ATP binding; INVOLVED IN: transmembrane receptor protein tyrosine kinase signaling pathway, protein amino acid phosphorylation; LOCATED IN: endomembrane system; EXPRESSED IN: 9 plant structures; EXPRESSED DURING: L mature pollen stage, M germinated pollen stage, 4 anthesis, petal differentiation and expansion stage, LP.08 eight leaves visible; CONTAINS InterPro DOMAIN/s: Protein kinase, catalytic domain (InterPro:IPR000719), Leucine-rich repeat-containing N-terminal domain, type 2 (InterPro:IPR013210), Leucine-rich repeat (InterPro:IPR001611), Serine-threonine/tyrosine-protein kinase (InterPro:IPR001245), Protein kinase-like domain (InterPro:IPR011009); BEST Arabidopsis thaliana protein match is: Leucine-rich repeat protein kinase family protein (TAIR:AT3G42880.1); Has 91468 Blast hits to 66265 proteins in 3076 species: Archae - 82; Bacteria - 9673; Metazoa - 18100; Fungi - 2635; Plants - 53448; Viruses - 168; Other Eukaryotes - 7362 (source: NCBI BLink).) produces the protein MAVAWLIWPIVLSLTALSANSITESESLLKFKKSLNNTKSLDSWTPESEPCGASQRWIGLLCNKNSVFGLQIEQMGLSGKVDVAPLKDLPSLRTISIMNNSFSGDIPEFNRLTALKSLYISGNRFSGNIPSDYFETMVSLKKAWLSNNHFSGLIPISLATTLPNLIELRLENNQFIGSIPNFTQTTLAIVDLSNNQLTGEIPPGLLKFDAKTFAGNSGLCGAKLSTPCPQPKNSTASITIEGTMKDANKSKYFLAFSTLGVLLIVVLVSLAFRKKKKKRRRKKARRTSEQDNSDDQQIQVTVEGSNSSRQSRSSRSGELNKGVAGTSDLVMVNKEKGVFRLSDLMKAAAHVLGNPGGGSNRPRSSGGVGSAYKAVLSNGVTVVVKRVTVMNQVSVDVFDKEIRKLGSLQHKNVLTPLAYHFRQDEKLLVFEFVPNLNLLHRLHGDHEEFQLDWPSRLKIIQGIARGMWYLHRELGFLNLPHGNLKSSNIFLAEDGEPLISEFGLQKLINPDAQSQSLVAFKSPEADRDGTVSAKSDVFSFGVVVLEILTGKFPSQYAGLNRAGGANLVEWLGSALEQGGWMDLLHPMVVTAAAEDKIMEEEIENVLRIGVRCTREDPDQRPNMTEVVDELTIEDSNDDFITIET, from the exons ATGGCCGTGGCTTGGCTAATCTGGCCAATCGTGCTATCTCTAACAGCACTTTCTGCGAATTCGATAACCGAATCAGAATCTTTATTGAAATTCAAGAAGTCCTTAAACAACACCAAGTCTCTTGATTCTTGGACACCAGAGTCAGAACCTTGTGGAGCAAGCCAACGATGGATCGGATTACTCTGCAACAAAAACTCTGTCTTTGGCCTCCAGATCGAACAAATGGGTCTATCAGGAAAAGTTGATGTCGCTCCGTTAAAAGACCTACCATCTTTACGCACCATAAGCATAATGAACAACTCTTTCTCTGGTGACATACCCGAGTTTAACAGATTAACCGCTCTGAAGTCGCTTTACATATCAGGAAATCGATTCTCTGGTAACATTCCTTCTGATTATTTCGAAACAATGGTGTCGCTAAAGAAAGCTTGGCTGTCAAACAACCATTTCTCTGGTCTCATTCCTATCTCATTGGCAACTACATTGCCAAATCTCATTGAGTTACGCCTCGAAAATAATCAATTCATCGGGAGTATACCTAATTTCACACAAACGACTTTAGCTATTGTTGATCTATCAAACAACCAACTAACCGGAGAAATACCTCCCGGTTTGTTGAAATTCGACGCGAAGACTTTTGCGGGGAATTCTGGCCTTTGCGGTGCCAAGCTATCCACTCCATGCCCACAACCAAAAAATTCGACTGCATCCATAACGATAGAAGGAACAATGAAAGATGCAAATAAGAGCAAATACTTTCTAGCATTCAGCACATTAGGAGTGCTTCTTATCGTCGTCCTTGTCTCCTTAGCtttcagaaaaaagaaaaagaagagacgGAGGAAGAAGGCACGTCGTACCTCTGAACAAGACAATAGTGACGACCAACAAATTCAG GTAACTGTTGAGGGATCAAATAGCTCAAGGCAGAGTAGGAGCAGTCGGTCCGGCGAATTGAATAAAGGAGTGGCGGGGACATCAGACCTAGTTATGGTGAACAAGGAAAAAGGTGTTTTCCGTTTATCAGACTTGATGAAAGCGGCGGCTCACGTGCTTGGTAATCCCGGCGGTGGAAGCAACCGTCCAAGAAGTAGCGGAGGCGTGGGATCTGCCTACAAAGCGGTTCTTTCAAACGGTGTCACGGTAGTGGTGAAACGTGTGACGGTAATGAATCAAGTGAGTGTTGACGTATTCGACAAGGAGATTAGGAAACTAGGAAGCTTGCAACACAAGAACGTATTAACGCCCCTAGCTTACCATTTCCGACAAGACGAGAAATTGCTAGTGTTCGAATTTGTTCCTAATTTGAATTTGCTTCACCGATTACACGGAGACCACGAAGAATTTCAATTAGATTGGCCTTCTCGACTCAAAATCATTCAAGGAATCGCTAGGGGAATGTGGTATCTCCAtagagaattagggtttctaaaCCTACCACATGGAAACCTAAAATCAAGCAATATATTTCTTGCGGAAGACGGCGAGCCACTCATCTCCGAATTTGGACTTCAAAAACTAATCAATCCCGACgctcaatctcaatctctcgTCGCGTTTAAATCTCCAGAAGCGGATCGTGATGGAACCGTCTCTGCGAAATCTGATGTATTTAGTTTCGGAGTCGTGGTACTTGAGATCTTGACCGGAAAATTCCCGTCTCAATACGCTGGTTTGAACAGAGCCGGTGGGGCAAATTTGGTTGAGTGGTTAGGCTCCGCATTGGAACAAGGTGGTTGGATGGATCTGCTTCATCCGATGGTGGTAACCGCCGCCGCTGAAGATAAAATTATGGAGGAGGAAATTGAGAACGTTTTAAGGATCGGTGTGAGATGTACCAGAGAAGATCCAGATCAGAGACCGAATATGACTGAAGTCGTTGATGAACTGACTATTGAAGATTCTAACGACGACTTTATCACCATAGAAACTTAG
- the EXO70D1 gene encoding exocyst subunit exo70 family protein D1 (exocyst subunit exo70 family protein D1 (EXO70D1); INVOLVED IN: exocytosis, vesicle docking involved in exocytosis; LOCATED IN: exocyst; EXPRESSED IN: 22 plant structures; EXPRESSED DURING: 13 growth stages; CONTAINS InterPro DOMAIN/s: Exo70 exocyst complex subunit (InterPro:IPR004140); BEST Arabidopsis thaliana protein match is: exocyst subunit exo70 family protein D2 (TAIR:AT1G54090.1); Has 916 Blast hits to 905 proteins in 131 species: Archae - 0; Bacteria - 0; Metazoa - 142; Fungi - 103; Plants - 652; Viruses - 0; Other Eukaryotes - 19 (source: NCBI BLink).) — protein sequence MEPHDQTHGGDGGEGENCSVSGFDSAEKVIIRWDATASEEAREKMIFNDPQEVNLYLNAVDEIQKYVSSGGEIENRANSAIQIAMARLEDEFRNILVSHSSPINSDSLMLSSSSSSHLEVDEDGSSSNNGNEEDDQQEEEETDLLKRSGSSASTGSATVRLPTGRGSYSRSTSSIREIELIPIESVIHLSWIARRMVSAGYLRECIQVYGSVRKSAVDSSFRRLGIEKLSIGDVQRLNWEALEQKIRRWIRAAKICVRVVFASEKLLCEHVFESVGAVNIHEACFMETVKGPAIQLFNFAEAISISRRSPEKLFKILDLHDALIELLPDIESVFDLKSSDSIRVQAAEILSRLAEAARGILSEFENAVLREPSRVPVPGGTIHPLTRYVMNYISLISEYRPTLIDLIMSKPSRNATDSNTPDFDFSELENNKGPLALHLIWIIVILQFNLEGKSKYYKNAALSHLFIMNNAHYIVQKIKGSPELREMIGDLYLRKLTGKFRQAATYYQRAAWVKVLYCLRDEGLHTKGSFSSGVSRSALRERFKSFNALFEEVHRVQSQWLVPDSQLREELKISILEKLSPAYRSFLGRFRSHIESGKHPENYIKISVEDLETEVLDLFEGYSATQHLRRRSE from the coding sequence ATGGAACCACATGACCAAACTCACGGCGGCGacggaggagaaggagagaactGTTCAGTTTCCGGATTCGATTCAGCTGAAAAAGTCATCATCCGATGGGACGCGACGGCGtcagaagaagcaagagagaaGATGATATTCAACGATCCACAAGAAGTTAACCTTTACCTCAACGCCGTCGATGAAATCCAGAAATATGTATCTTCCGGCGGAGAGATTGAGAATCGAGCTAATTCAGCTATCCAGATAGCTATGGCTCGTCTTGAAGACGAGTTCAGGAATATTCTCGTTTCTCATAGTTCTCCGATCAACTCTGATTCGTTAATgctgtcttcttcatcttcttctcaccTTGAGGTTGATGAAGATGGAAGTAGTAGTAATAATGgtaacgaagaagatgatcaacaagaggaagaagaaacggaTCTTCTGAAACGATCCGGTTCAAGTGCAAGTACCGGTTCAGCGACGGTTCGATTACCAACCGGAAGAGGTAGTTACAGTAGATCCACCAGTAGTATACGCGAGATCGAGCTGATTCCGATCGAATCGGTGATTCATCTGAGCTGGATTGCTCGGCGAATGGTCTCCGCCGGTTATCTCCGTGAATGTATTCAAGTCTACGGAAGCGTTCGCAAATCCGCCGTCGATTCAAGTTTCCGACGGTTAGGGATCGAGAAACTCAGCATCGGAGATGTTCAGAGGCTAAATTGGGAAGCGCTTGAGCAGAAGATCCGTCGTTGGATCCGAGCAGCTAAGATCTGTGTGAGAGTTGTGTTCGCAAGCGAGAAATTGCTCTGTGAGCATGTTTTTGAAAGCGTTGGAGCTGTCAATATCCACGAAGCTTGTTTCATGGAAACAGTCAAAGGTCCGGCGATTCAGCTTTTTAACTTCGCGGAGGCGATTAGTATCAGTCGGAGATCGCCGGAGAAGCTTTTTAAGATCCTTGATCTACACGACGCTTTGATTGAGCTTTTGCCTGATATCGAGTCAGTTTTCGATCTGAAATCTTCAGATTCGATTAGAGTTCAAGCGGCGGAGATATTATCGAGATTAGCGGAAGCGGCGAGAGGGATATTATCGGAATTCGAAAACGCCGTTCTTCGTGAACCTTCTAGAGTTCCTGTTCCTGGAGGTACGATACATCCATTGACGAGGTATGTCATGAACTACATAAGCTTGATCTCAGAGTATAGACCAACGTTGATCGATCTCATCATGTCGAAACCATCGAGAAACGCAACGGATTCAAACACTCCAGATTTCGATTTCTCTGAGTTAGAGAATAACAAAGGTCCATTAGCACTTCATTTGATTTGGATCATAGTGATATTGCAATTCAATCTCGAAGGCAAATCAAAGTACTATAAAAACGCAGCTTTATCACATCTCTTTATCATGAACAACGCACATTACATTGTTCAGAAGATTAAAGGGTCACCGGAGCTACGGGAAATGATTGGTGATCTTTACTTGAGGAAGCTAACGGGTAAGTTTAGGCAAGCTGCGACGTATTACCAAAGAGCTGCTTGGGTTAAAGTCTTGTATTGTTTAAGAGATGAAGGTTTACATACGAAAGGAAGTTTCTCATCAGGTGTTTCGAGAAGTGCGTTGAGAGAGAGgtttaaatcttttaatgcTTTGTTTGAGGAAGTTCATAGGGTTCAATCACAATGGTTGGTTCCGGATTCTCAGCTGAGGGAAGAGTTGAAGATTTCGATATTGGAGAAGCTTAGTCCCGCTTATAGATCGTTTCTTGGGAGGTTCAGGAGTCATATAGAGAGCGGGAAACATCCGGAGAATTACATCAAGATCTCAGTCGAAGATCTAGAGACCGAGGTTCTTGATTTGTTCGAGGGGTATTCTGCAACTCAGCATCTGAGAAGACGATccgagtga